One genomic window of Nitrospinota bacterium includes the following:
- the accB gene encoding acetyl-CoA carboxylase biotin carboxyl carrier protein — protein sequence MDLKELEALIDLFERKGIAELDYEDEGRRIVLKKAVAPPVPAPQVIPAPVAQVPVPQAVAAGAEAPPEAKKAIPTDDKMVTVESPIVGTFYRAPAPDASPYVEEGNSVKKGQVLCIVEAMKLMNEIESDFEGRIVSILVENAQPVEYGEPLFLIEPL from the coding sequence ATGGACCTTAAGGAGCTTGAAGCCCTGATCGATCTCTTCGAGCGAAAGGGTATCGCTGAGTTGGATTACGAAGATGAGGGACGGCGCATCGTGCTGAAGAAGGCCGTCGCGCCGCCCGTGCCGGCTCCGCAGGTCATTCCTGCGCCGGTCGCCCAGGTGCCGGTTCCCCAGGCCGTGGCAGCGGGAGCCGAGGCACCTCCTGAGGCCAAAAAGGCGATCCCCACCGACGATAAGATGGTGACCGTTGAGAGCCCCATCGTTGGGACCTTCTACCGCGCCCCGGCCCCCGACGCCAGTCCATACGTCGAGGAGGGAAACTCGGTCAAGAAGGGCCAGGTGCTCTGCATAGTCGAGGCGATGAAGCTCATGAACGAGATAGAGTCGGACTTTGAAGGGCGGATCGTCTCCATCCTGGTGGAGAACGCCCAGCCCGTCGAGTACGGCGAGCCGCTCTTTCTCATCGAGCCTCTCTGA
- the accC gene encoding acetyl-CoA carboxylase biotin carboxylase subunit encodes MPPFQKLLIANRGEIAVRVIRAAREIGLTTVAVHSEADADALHVTLADEAICIGPPESAGSYLNIPSIIAAAEISDAEAIHPGYGFLAENAEFAEIVENSGLVFIGPTPESIRAMGDKQRAKEIMQDAGVPIIPGSDGKVSSPEEGLEVAESIGYPVLVKAAFGGGGSGMRVVDVPENLPNAFFMAKSEASVAFGQADVYMEKYLRQPRHIEFQMLGDKQGSIVHLGERECSIQRRHQKLLEEAPSPVVTPELREEMGAAAVRAAKAAEYVNAGTVEFLLDDDLNFYFIEMNTRMQVEHPVTEMITGIDLIKAQLEIAMDHPLPWTQEEIHFHGHAIECRINAEDPRKFTPSPGKITSLVFPGGFNVRIDTAIYPGYFVVPFYDSMIAKLIVRGRDRPQAIAKMRVALDEFTIEGIQTTIPLHRDIMRDRRFLSGNYTTDFLEPTPGISAHEERAEAPG; translated from the coding sequence ATGCCGCCCTTTCAAAAGCTCCTCATCGCCAACCGTGGTGAGATCGCCGTCCGCGTTATCCGGGCCGCGCGGGAGATTGGGCTTACCACGGTGGCCGTCCACTCCGAGGCCGACGCCGACGCCCTCCATGTCACCCTGGCCGACGAGGCCATTTGTATCGGCCCCCCGGAGAGCGCCGGCAGTTACCTCAACATCCCGTCCATTATCGCCGCCGCCGAGATTTCTGATGCTGAGGCCATCCACCCCGGCTACGGCTTTTTAGCCGAAAACGCCGAGTTCGCCGAAATCGTCGAGAATAGCGGGCTCGTCTTCATCGGGCCGACGCCGGAGAGCATCCGTGCCATGGGTGATAAACAACGGGCCAAGGAGATAATGCAGGACGCCGGGGTTCCCATCATCCCCGGAAGCGACGGGAAGGTTTCGAGCCCCGAGGAAGGCCTGGAGGTGGCGGAGTCAATCGGCTACCCGGTGCTGGTGAAGGCCGCCTTCGGCGGTGGCGGCAGCGGCATGCGCGTTGTTGACGTCCCCGAGAACCTGCCCAACGCCTTCTTCATGGCCAAAAGCGAGGCCTCGGTGGCCTTCGGCCAGGCGGACGTCTACATGGAGAAGTACCTCCGCCAGCCCCGGCACATCGAGTTCCAGATGCTCGGCGACAAGCAGGGCAGCATCGTTCATCTGGGTGAGCGGGAATGCTCGATCCAGCGCCGCCACCAAAAGTTGTTGGAGGAGGCCCCGAGCCCGGTTGTCACGCCCGAGCTCCGCGAGGAGATGGGAGCGGCGGCCGTACGGGCCGCCAAGGCTGCGGAATACGTCAACGCCGGGACGGTGGAGTTCCTCCTCGACGATGATTTGAACTTCTACTTCATCGAGATGAATACCCGGATGCAGGTCGAACACCCTGTTACCGAGATGATCACCGGCATTGACCTCATAAAGGCCCAGCTGGAGATAGCCATGGATCACCCGCTGCCATGGACCCAGGAGGAGATCCACTTTCACGGCCACGCTATAGAGTGTCGCATCAACGCCGAGGATCCGAGGAAGTTCACCCCCTCGCCGGGCAAAATCACCTCCCTCGTCTTTCCCGGCGGCTTCAACGTCCGGATCGATACGGCCATCTATCCAGGCTACTTCGTCGTGCCCTTCTACGACTCAATGATAGCCAAGCTCATCGTCCGCGGCCGTGATCGGCCGCAGGCCATCGCCAAGATGCGGGTCGCCCTGGATGAGTTCACCATCGAGGGCATCCAAACGACCATCCCTCTCCACAGGGACATCATGCGCGACCGCCGGTTCCTATCCGGCAATTACACCACAGACTTCCTAGAGCCGACCCCTGGAATCTCCGCTCACGAGGAGCGGGCCGAGGCGCCAGGGTAG
- a CDS encoding adenylosuccinate synthase: protein MPVIAVVGAQWGDEGKGKVVDLLSDRVDIVARYQGGSNAGHTIVFGKETFVLHQIPSGIFRPDKVCVIGTGTVIDPAVLFQELDSLAARGIEVRDRLWISAKAHLIMPYHRQIDTASEARKGSRAIGTTGRGIGWAYTDKMSRQGIRVGDLLDEAHFAEKLAATLTEKNLLLESLYDLPPMDEGDILAEYRGYAERLAPMVADTERLLKEALGRGETILIEGAQGTMLDIDQGTYPYVTSSTPTIGGACAGLGLPPKAIDVVIGVAKAYTTRVGGGPMPTELTDEVGAHLRAVGDEFGSTTGRPRRCGWLDAVVLRHACWINGLDRLVLTKLDVLDGLERVAIATAYRIGGETVEFIPSDVRAMEAAEPILLELEGWRDPTAGATSLEELPDAARRYVEKVEKLTGLPILAISTGPERSQTILQPDPLLP, encoded by the coding sequence ATGCCCGTCATCGCCGTCGTCGGAGCCCAGTGGGGCGACGAAGGAAAGGGCAAGGTGGTGGACCTCCTCAGCGACCGGGTCGACATCGTGGCCCGCTACCAGGGGGGTAGCAACGCAGGCCACACGATTGTCTTCGGCAAGGAGACGTTCGTCCTCCACCAAATCCCCTCAGGCATCTTCCGCCCCGATAAAGTATGCGTCATCGGCACGGGGACAGTCATTGACCCGGCGGTGCTGTTCCAGGAGCTCGATTCCCTGGCCGCCCGCGGGATTGAAGTGCGCGATCGGCTGTGGATCAGCGCTAAGGCGCACCTCATCATGCCCTACCACCGCCAGATCGATACGGCGAGCGAGGCCCGGAAGGGTTCTCGGGCGATCGGAACCACCGGCCGAGGCATCGGGTGGGCCTACACCGACAAGATGTCCCGGCAGGGCATACGGGTGGGCGACCTCCTCGATGAGGCCCATTTCGCCGAGAAGCTGGCCGCAACCTTGACCGAAAAGAATCTGCTGCTGGAGTCCCTCTACGACCTACCGCCCATGGATGAGGGGGATATCTTGGCCGAGTACCGGGGCTACGCTGAGAGGCTGGCGCCGATGGTGGCCGACACGGAGCGGCTGCTCAAGGAGGCCCTGGGCCGTGGCGAAACCATTTTGATCGAGGGCGCCCAGGGAACCATGCTCGACATAGACCAGGGCACTTATCCCTACGTGACCTCCTCGACACCCACCATCGGGGGCGCGTGCGCGGGTCTCGGACTCCCGCCGAAAGCCATAGACGTGGTGATCGGAGTCGCCAAGGCCTACACGACCCGGGTGGGTGGCGGGCCAATGCCGACGGAGCTCACCGACGAGGTCGGGGCCCACCTCAGGGCCGTTGGCGACGAGTTCGGCTCGACCACCGGGCGGCCCCGGCGCTGCGGATGGCTTGACGCCGTAGTGCTTCGGCACGCCTGCTGGATCAACGGCCTGGACCGGCTCGTGTTGACAAAGCTCGACGTGCTCGACGGGCTGGAGCGGGTGGCCATCGCCACCGCATACCGGATCGGGGGAGAGACGGTGGAGTTCATCCCCTCGGACGTTCGCGCGATGGAGGCCGCTGAGCCGATCCTGTTGGAGCTTGAGGGTTGGCGTGATCCGACGGCCGGGGCCACGAGCCTGGAGGAGCTGCCCGATGCGGCCCGCCGCTATGTGGAGAAGGTTGAAAAACTCACCGGGCTGCCCATTCTTGCGATTTCCACCGGCCCCGAGCGGAGCCAGACCATCCTGCAGCCAGACCCCCTCCTCCCCTAA
- a CDS encoding elongation factor P: RLLGGDRLERVAEILLVLQPDRGDDTGDRCHDVRRVEPSAQTDLEERQVQYLYQDDGQWHFMDTATYEQIFLTAGQLGDEKNYLQENVVISALFHKGQPIGVQLPIFVELTITKTDPGFRGDTATGATKPATLETGFVVQVPLFLNEGERVRIDTRTGEYNERA, encoded by the coding sequence CCCGCCTTCTCGGCGGCGATCGCCTCGAGCGTGTCGCCGAGATACTGCTGGTGCTCCAGCCCGATCGGGGTGATGACACCGGCGATCGGTGTCACGATGTTCGTCGCGTCGAGCCGTCCGCCCAGACCGACCTCGAGGAGCGCCAGGTGCAGTACCTCTACCAGGACGACGGCCAGTGGCACTTCATGGATACCGCGACCTACGAACAGATATTCCTGACGGCTGGCCAGCTGGGCGACGAGAAGAATTATTTGCAGGAGAACGTCGTAATTTCAGCTTTGTTCCACAAGGGCCAGCCCATTGGGGTGCAGTTGCCGATCTTTGTCGAGCTAACAATCACTAAAACCGATCCGGGATTCCGCGGCGACACCGCCACCGGGGCCACAAAGCCCGCAACCCTGGAGACGGGGTTCGTCGTCCAGGTGCCGTTGTTCTTAAACGAGGGCGAGCGGGTGCGGATTGACACGCGCACGGGTGAATACAACGAGCGGGCCTGA
- a CDS encoding phosphoglycerate dehydrogenase has protein sequence MAKILVSDDLSPKGIAILQAAEGLEVDVKTGMATEELIAVIPDYHGLVIRSATDVTAEVIAASTNMKIIGRAGIGVDNMDLDAASAKGIIVMNTPGGNTITTAEHAIAMLMALSRNIPQADHSMKEGKWEKTMFIGVEVFNKTLGIVGLGRVGVIVANRALGLQMKVIAYDPYIARDAAEKVGVELMEFDELLARSDYISIHAAKTKDTVGLIGADEFAKMKNGVFIINCARGGIVDEEALLGALESGKVARAALDVFSVEPTPPESPLVVHPRVICTPHLGASTEEAQENVAIAIAEQIVDFFTRGEVRNAINTPSLDAEVVSLLGPYLNLAMRLGSFAAQYVDGGIKEVNIRYAGEEIARGTAPLTLYVLTGVLQTFMEEAVNTVNAPYLAKQRGIVLNESTTRATEDYANLVTVELVTDKGRGTASGTIFGRKNPRIVRIDDVSLEAIPEGHILVFTNRDTPGVIGRVGTILGNNGINIAGIQLGRTAPKEDAVAVLNVDQPVSEEVLGELRAIPNLYVAKTITL, from the coding sequence ATGGCGAAGATCCTGGTCAGCGACGACCTCTCACCCAAAGGGATCGCGATCCTCCAGGCGGCCGAGGGGCTCGAGGTCGATGTGAAGACGGGCATGGCCACCGAGGAGCTAATCGCCGTCATCCCAGACTACCACGGGCTCGTCATTCGCAGCGCTACGGATGTCACCGCCGAGGTCATCGCGGCCTCCACGAACATGAAGATCATCGGCCGGGCAGGCATCGGCGTGGACAACATGGACCTGGATGCCGCCAGCGCCAAGGGCATCATCGTCATGAACACGCCCGGCGGCAACACCATCACCACGGCCGAGCACGCCATCGCCATGCTCATGGCGCTGTCGCGCAACATCCCTCAGGCCGACCACTCTATGAAGGAAGGGAAGTGGGAAAAGACGATGTTCATTGGGGTGGAGGTCTTCAACAAGACCCTAGGCATCGTAGGCCTGGGCCGGGTCGGGGTCATCGTGGCCAATCGGGCCCTGGGGCTCCAGATGAAGGTCATCGCCTACGATCCCTACATCGCTCGGGATGCCGCGGAAAAAGTCGGGGTGGAGCTGATGGAGTTCGATGAGCTCTTGGCCCGCTCCGACTACATCTCCATCCATGCCGCCAAGACCAAAGACACCGTCGGGCTCATCGGGGCAGACGAGTTCGCCAAGATGAAGAACGGAGTCTTTATCATCAACTGCGCCCGTGGCGGCATCGTCGATGAGGAGGCGCTGCTGGGCGCGCTAGAGAGCGGCAAGGTGGCCAGGGCCGCCCTCGACGTCTTCAGCGTTGAGCCGACCCCGCCCGAAAGCCCGCTGGTCGTCCACCCCAGGGTGATCTGCACGCCTCACCTGGGAGCGTCCACCGAGGAGGCCCAAGAAAACGTGGCGATTGCCATCGCCGAGCAGATTGTGGATTTCTTCACACGCGGCGAAGTGAGGAACGCCATCAACACACCCTCGCTGGACGCCGAGGTCGTGAGCCTCCTTGGGCCGTACCTAAACCTCGCCATGAGGCTGGGGAGCTTTGCGGCCCAATACGTGGACGGCGGGATCAAGGAGGTCAATATCCGCTACGCCGGCGAGGAGATCGCCCGCGGCACGGCGCCCCTGACCCTCTACGTCTTGACGGGCGTGCTCCAGACCTTTATGGAGGAGGCGGTCAACACCGTCAACGCCCCCTACTTGGCAAAGCAGCGGGGAATCGTGCTGAACGAGTCAACGACCCGGGCGACGGAGGACTATGCGAACCTCGTCACGGTGGAGCTGGTGACGGACAAGGGCCGCGGGACCGCGAGCGGGACCATCTTCGGGCGCAAGAACCCTAGAATCGTACGCATCGACGATGTGAGCCTCGAGGCTATCCCCGAGGGCCACATCCTCGTCTTCACCAACCGAGACACCCCCGGCGTGATCGGCCGGGTGGGGACCATACTCGGCAACAACGGTATCAACATCGCCGGGATCCAGCTCGGCCGCACCGCCCCCAAGGAGGACGCCGTGGCGGTGCTCAACGTGGACCAACCGGTGAGCGAGGAGGTCCTTGGGGAGCTCCGGGCCATCCCCAACCTTTACGTCGCCAAGACCATCACCCTCTAG